In the genome of Dyadobacter fermentans DSM 18053, the window ATGAAATCACTTGATTTGGCGTCAATTCAAATATTTTCCGTATCAAATTTAGTGATTTATATGAATCTACAACAGAGAAGCACGGACGGCAGTTTGATATTGAATTGTGGCATCTTGTGCCACATATGCTATTCAAGCTAATTCGCTGACAATAGATTATGTTAGCAGAAAACGTCCCGCACCAGTATGGTGCCTAAAAAAATTGCGAGTGCGAGCTTTGGGAACATCCGTTATCTCAGTAACGGAACTCCACCAAGGCATGTCATTTAACCACTTTTGACAATTCTTCAATGTCTATTAATGGGATTCTCGTTTTATAAAATTTGTTAATTGTCTTAATAGTCTCATTCGCTAGAACAGCATTGCCTATCGGTGTCAGGTGGATACCATCGTCGGAGAAAAAATTGCCACTAGGAAATGACGGGTTGATAAAGAATCCCTCCTCAGTACGATAGTCTCCCCGTAAAACTTGCTTGAAAAGTGCATGTAGATCTACCATAGGAAGATTGTACTGCTCTGCGAATGCCTCAGTTGCATTTTTGTTCAGAATATTTTGAACTGTGTATCTGAAACCCACCACCTCGCTTTCAGATAATATATCCTCTTCTTGGAGTAGGACATTTTGCTTGGCGGCAAACAAAGTTTTTACCCGATCATTTGGGATCAATAGTGAACTATCAGTCAACGTCTGACGCTTTATGTCGCCGTCAGATAATTTTTTTACATCGAAAAGGTGAAAAAATGGGAAATCTAAAAAATCCGGTATGTTATAGAGCACAAGTTTTCTACCCTTCTCTAAATTGTTCTCGATGAAAATCCTCTTGGCTGTAAAATAGCCAGAATGCAAAATCTCTTCGATTCTTAGCTGTTTGGAGTACAAAGCCATTCCGACCCACAAATCCATATCATCAAACCGAAGCACGACATGCGTTTTTGCACCGAGGGAATCAGCGAAAAAGTCAAACGGATTGTCCTCAGTCCCGGATTTGCCAAAGAATCGGTGGAGATAGGCGAAGTATTGTTTCTGTTTGGGATATCTGAAAAAGAACAAGGATGAATCAGCCGTGGCAACGGGACCTTCCGGACAAGCGATGTTATCGATGCGTTTTCCGTTGAATGGAAGCAGTTGCAATGGACTCGCCGATATAACAGCAGTTTGGTTAGTAACCTTTTTCCACGAAGGTAAACTCGCTTGTTTGTCAAAGAAATAGTAGCCGCTGCCGTTCCCATGTTCGGTTTGAAAGAGTGGAGACTCGAAGGTTTGAAGCTGCATTTGATGTGCAATGAGTTCAGGAATGGAAGTCAACTGTCCCTCACGAAATAAGCCGCCGTTTCGGAAACCGGCAAAATAAGAGCCGCCATAAGCGACTATTCGGATTGGCGATGTATCGCCGGCGGGCTTTAAAGCACTAACGTCGGGCGTGAATGCTATTTTGGGTAGCCTCACATCTTCTCTTACTGGAACAGAAATTTCCTCGGTGATGATCGATTCATAGCTTAGACTTGGAACGTCCGTTGAACGACAAGCGGACGCTCCGAACAGCAATAAGCAAAAGTACATCAGCCTGGCATTCATTGGACATCAAGTTAGGATAATTCCGGCCCGGTTGTTCAAATACCGGGCCCGGAAGCTATCATTTTTTTACTAAAAGTTTCTTTACGAGCGAGATGTCATTTGCTTTTAATTGGCAAATAAATACCGTCTGGTAACCTTAGGTTTTATTAAATTGGAAATGTTTCCCAAAAAATTGCGCAGTAATTAAATATTCTTATTATTCGTATATATTTGGTCGCATTTGACCTCTCCCATCAAACGAGATGGCTAACAATCAGGGATTTTCGGTGATAAAAACACCTCAAAATTGGGATTTGTCAATGTGAAAAATCGAAATTTAGGGAAGCTCAGATCGTTTTTGCGCTCAGGCAGTCTGAGACAGGAGCCCGGGTTGATGAGATATGTCGTCAGTTGGGTGTCTCCCAGGTATAACTATGGAAGCGCTCATTGAAGGATTTACAAGGAAAGAAGCCCTTGCAGCCGCCGACCCTCAGATCAGGTAGATTTTTAGGGTTGTTACAAATCATTTTCAGAAACGCGCGCATTTTACACGGGTTTCTTTTCTTTGTTCACGGTCGCAAGGGAAAGAAACGAAGGAAAGAACAGGTACTCGCATTCCGGATCCCGTAGGTCTGCACTCACGATAGAGGGAGTAGACCTACGGGATCGCCGGTAATTCCGTGCTCGGGATATCAGTTTCGTAGTGTCTGAGGATCGAAACGGTCTAGGTTCCTGTAAATATCGTCTTTTTGATAGTGCCAAATTGCAATTTTGGCCTGTTCTTGCTACCAAAAATCCGGATTTATCAAATTTCTCTTTTGCCGATGGAAAATCAATATAAATATTCCCACTTCGCTTCACACTGTTGCCTTGCCCGTATTGTAAGCTTCCCTGAATCGATCCGAAAATTTAAGAGTCAAATTGTAATATGGGAAACCTTCCGATCTTGTAACAGGACTCTACCAACTTTTGGACAACAACTGCTAGACAAATGAGAGCTAAAACTACCGCAATCCTCCAAAGTCTAAATAAGCTAACCGAAGTGTTAGATAGTTATCGAAATGACTCCGTGATTGCCTTTGACGACGTAACCGTTGGTGAGTTCAGGGAGATCTTCATGCAGTCGAGGGATTCCCTAAAGGAATCGATCCATACAGGGGCATTCGATCGTCTTTCCTTCTCAACTCGTAGAAGGGTGTATACAGCAGTAGAAGATACAGCTCAAGAGGCACGCCCTAACTTACCGTTGATTAAGCTTGATAAAGTGGTTAGCGAGATAGAGTCTCTCCAACTTTCATACCTGTTAAATTCGTTGAAGAGAAACGATGCAACAAAGCAAATAAATAGAGTCATTGCCCAATACGATGATCTCGAAAATAAGTACAATGGAAAGTTGGTATTTATCCAACAACTGGAGCAAATTGAAATAGATGCAACGGCTCTCCTTAAAAAGGTCGATGACAGTGTAAAGGACGTCCAGGTCATAGTGGAAAAACTTGAGCGTCAACAAGTGGAGTTAATTAATATCGAAAGTTCAGCGAAGCTGCGTGAGGACCAAATTAGGGACGCTCAAACGGCAATTGAGTCCAGGCAGCTGTCAATCAATACGTTCGCAGAGAATATTGAAGAGTATAAAGCTAATATTACTGAATTGCAACAACAGGCAAAAACTCTGCTTTCAAGGGAGTCCGAAATTGACCATTTAATCGCGCAAGCAGAAAAAGCACTTTCACTCAGAAGTGCTGAAGGCGTCAGCGCGGCTTTTTCAGCTCAATTTTCGGTGGCGAAGAAAAATATCAACATTTGGCTATTCGGTGTTCTTGGATTTCTAATTCTTGCCGGAACCAGTACGGTGTGGATACTTTACGGATGGAACCTTCCCAATGCCGACAGCTGGGCCTCGATAATTGGCCGTATCGCCGCTGTTGCTATTATGTTGACCGGTGCGGGATTTTGTTCAAAGCAATATGTGCGACAGCGCAGTATTGCGGAAGATTATGCCTATAAGACCGTGTTATCTAAGTCGATATTGGCTTTTACTGATGAAATAAAGAAAAGGAACGACACTCAAGTGACTGAATATTTGACAAAGGTACTTGATGAAATGTTCAAAGATCCGCAGAGAATTAGAGTTTCAAAGAACACCGATCCTTTGCCAATCGACGTAAATGAAGTAGTGAAGCAGGTCCTCCAGAAGCTACCAGTGAGCAAATAAATGTGTTAAATTGTTCTTCAGTTATTACTCGGCTGCTTTGGACATTTACTCCCATTTTGGCTTCAAGTTCCTCAGTAAGGCTGTGACTATCATAGCCCAAACGGCACAGTTTAAATTGCGGGAAGAAAGTGGGCTTATTTTAGAAGGGGAAAGCTTTCTACTGGCGGCAAGTGTTGTCGGCGAAGCCGCAGAGTGGTACAGGCAGGCGGATGTTGTTGAGCGAGCGGCGAAGGAATAAAAGAATTTCTTCACGTACTTCCTGGCGATCATTTTCGAGGCGAAGGGCGGTTATTTGTTTGCAGTAAATGTAGACCTTTTTGCTAGGGCCGAACTTGGCGAAGCTGAGGCTAGGATGGCGGACCAGAAACCGATATTGGAAGAGCTGCTCGAAAAGGCCGGGAGGGCCGGCAGCGTATTTTATGGACATTGGTGATAATGAGAATAGGGTCGCATGCCTGTCGGTCCGGTATGAAATCCAGCACTACTTGCAAATACAGATGGAGGCGGCAGGAACGCTGCGGCAGATGGAAGAGCTCATTGAAGCCAATGAGCTGGAGGAAAAACGGGAAAGGCTTGCGCAGCTGAGCATTGAGGGGACAAAGTATGAGCAGTTGAAGACTTTAAAAATGAAGGCATTGCGGCATGAGTCCCCTAAAGACAAGATCGAGGAACTATACCGGAGGGAACGCTCGCTACGGAAAGCGGAGCCTTCGAAGGGCCTGGCAGGCATCGATCTGTTTCCGATAGTCTTTTCCGATTCCCTGCTCATAAGCTAGAGACTGTGCACCGGGTACTGCGCGTTACCGATCCTGCCAAGAAGCAGTTCGCCGGGGTATTTGAGACAGCAATCCCGGTAGCGAACGTGCTTTATGATGCCATGACGAATGAAGGTTACCTGGATGGTATGGCTTCCTAATAGAGGCCTCGAGAGTATGCGGCGCCTGTACCAGGTGCGCAAGGACTTTTTTGACAACGGATTTTATGGCGATCCGGTGACGGAAAATTAGTGGTCATGACGGCTTATTGTCATTCAACACTTGATTCTCTCTCCGGCAAAAGCGGTAAATATGTTTTCGGCAATGTAGGCTTCCCTGAAACCGTGGTGTTCAGGAGATATCCGGCGATATGGTACGCTTTAAACTGCACTATACAGTAATGGGTGGCAATAAGAAAATCGGAATGCTCTACCAGCAACATCAGGTTACTCACCGGCAGGAGAATGGCCTTCCGATCAGCTATCGGGATTTTGTACCAAGCTACCACAACAGAAGTAATGGACACGGATTTACCAGCAAATCGGATTGCTCAATCCAAAAACAGGAACTTGGGAGGTTTCAAGCTATCGACAATCCTATCCGGGAATCGATGATGATCAACTGCTAAACAAGCGTGAAATTGATATTCTTAGACATATTGCGGACGGTTTAGGCAGCATTTTGATAGCAGATAAATTATCCATTAGCCACCATACAGTAAACACACATCGGGACACTTACAGTTTCGGGACACTTACAGAAAGAATATGCTGCTGAAAACGAATTCCCTTAACACAGTGGAGTTGCTTAAATTCGCACGGTCAGCCAATATTCTCTGAGCTTTTGTTCTTTATGTTCTCGACAGTTCAAATCGCAATTTTTACTTTTGTTCTTGCTAAAAGGTGAATCCCAAACCCATTCAGATGGAGTATTTCAAGGTGCCTCAGCTTCACGCAGGTTGCATAGATGCGGGAAAGCTTACAGAACCATTTAATAATATTTACTTAAAATTCTTCTGAATAACTAATTATTTGAGCTTCTTGGTGTTCTTTAAATTCGCACTGAGGTTCCCTTATTATGAGCAGAACGGCTGACTATACTATTCAAGGCTTCATCTATCAGTTTACTGTAACATTACATGTGCTACTGCAAGCAAACATCAACGACAGCATAGTAATCGAAGGACCAATCGAAGACATCGATGTTGCTACCCCGGCAGGTATTGAATCAACGCAATGCAAATACCACGAGGAAAAAGAAAAGTTTACACTGTCATCAATCTACAAACCCGTATTGTTGATGATGGATCACTATTTCAATAAATCTTCACAAAAGACAAAATACAAGCTTTTTGCTCATTTCCCTAGTGAACCAGTCAACTCCAAAAGATCGCTCACAAAGGAAGAGCTTGCCAAGATTCTTTCGAGCCAGGATACTAGCTACAAAACAATCATAGAGAGTCTGGTGCACGTAAGTGATAAGAATACTTTTCTTTCACATTTCGAAATTGAATTTGGGCCATCTCTTGGGGATCTCCAGAAAAGCACAATTGTGTTGCTATCGAAAGAAGGATTTAGCACTCAGGATGTTGAAGATTTATTTTACCCAAATGCATTACAATCGATCGCCAATCTTAGCATAAAGCATCTTGAAAGTGAAAGGACGGTCACGAAAGACTCCTTTATAGATGCATTAAAAGCGAAGAAGAAAACGGCGATAAGCAGATGGACTAGGGAGTTGTCGAGCTATCAAAATCTCTTAAAAAGACGGCGAGACCAAATGCGCGACCTATTATCACGGAATCAGCGCATCAGATGTCTAGTGCTAGATTCTGACTTCGTTCTGGACTTTGAGTCAAAAATTGTGAATTTTATTGAGGATTTCGTAAAAAAGTACAACAACAAAATAAGACTCCATGAGTGTCCAATCTTCTGCATAGTTGGCGACAATGCACTGATAAATACTATTTGGAGGCGATTAAATGAAAAGAATGTCATTGTCGAGCGAGGGCATGTAGCGGGAGAATTCAATGTA includes:
- a CDS encoding response regulator transcription factor, giving the protein MLNPKTGTWEVSSYRQSYPGIDDDQLLNKREIDILRHIADGLGSILIADKLSISHHTVNTHRDTYSFGTLTERICC